In the genome of Nymphaea colorata isolate Beijing-Zhang1983 chromosome 9, ASM883128v2, whole genome shotgun sequence, one region contains:
- the LOC116260792 gene encoding callose synthase 3-like isoform X1 produces the protein MSRNTEPLQRRLSRTQTVGNLGDTFNSEVVPSSLVAIAPILRVANEIETNHPRVAYLCRFYAFEKAHRLDPTSSGRGVRQFKTALLQRLERDNDPTLRSRTNKSDAREMQKFYQHYYKKYIQALEGPDKADRAQLTKAYQTAAVLFEVLKAVNQTHTVEVDREIMETGKQVAEKTEIYVPYNILPLDPDSANQAIMLLPEIKAAVFALRNTRGLPWPHDYKKKPDDDLLDWLQHMFGFQKDNVSNQREHLILLLANVHIRQIPKPDNQPKLDERAIDEVMMKLFKNYKQWCKYLGRKSSLWLPNIQQEVQQRKILYMGLYLLIWGEAANLRFMPECLCYIYHFMAFELYGMLAGNVSPMTGETIKPACGGEEEAFLKKVVTPIYETIAQEAEKSRKGSKHSQWRNYDDLNEYFWSPDCFRLGWPMRKNADFLCRAPSDTAIHGTGGGESTPSHRRVGKINFVEIRSFWHLFRSFDRMWIFLILSLQAMVIIAWNGSGSPSGIFDGAVFKKVLSIFITAAVLRLLQAVLDLIFIWKAMRSLTSWDILRYILKIVFAAAWVIVLPVSYVYTWDNPSGLGKTIKSWFGNNKNPSLYILAVVVYLSPNMLSVLLFLFPSIRRALEKSNWKIINLVMWWGQPRLYVGRGMHESAVSLIKYTLFWILLLMTKLAFSYYIEIRPLVQPTRTIISTQISVYAWHEFFPRANNNIGAVIAIWSPIMLVYFMDTQIWYAIFSTLFGGIYGAYRRLGEIRTLGMLRSRFQSLPGAFNETLVPKDEKEGKKKRKGLSAPFAIFEKRDGMVGGGTGVAKFAQLWNTVVVSFREEDLISNRERDLLLVPYRSDQDLDVVQWPPFLLASKIPIALDMAKDSKGKDRELKKRIFADDYMYCAIQECYASFKYTINRLVTGTTEKRVIDNIFSTVDQCIKDDTLKDLNMHALPSLYDKFVELIVCLLEDKEELRTKVVILFQDMLEVVMKDIMDERLSNILESTHGSYGREGSPEHQLFDSKDAINFPYGKSDSWTEQIRRLHLLLTVKESAMDVPANLEARRRLTFFTNSLFMDMPDAPKVRNMLSFSVLTPYYTEDVLFSIANLEEQNEDGVSILFYLQKIYPDEWNNFLERKGCKTDDVVRDDYPDDLRLWASYRGQTLTRTVRGMMYYRKALELQSFLDMAREEDLLEGYKALVAASEEQSKMYRSLWAQCQAVADMKFTFVVSCQQYGIHKRAGDPRADDILQLMITYPSLRVAYIDEVEETSGPQKGTKVYYSTLAKAASTKHNDPDEQMLDEVIYRIKLPGPAMLGEGKPENQNHAIIFTRGEGLQAIDMNQDNYMEEAFKMRNLLEEFLQTHHGVRKPSILGLREHIFTGSVSSLAWFMSCQETSFVTIGQRLLANPLKVRFHYGHPDVFDRLFHLTRGGVSKASKVINLSEDIFAGFNSTLRAGNVTHHEYMQVGKGRDVGLNQISLFEAKIANGNGEQTLSRDIYRLGHRFDFFRMLSCYYTTVGFYFSTLITVLTVYIFLYGRLYLVLSGVERELYKAAAVQNNKPLQVALASQSFVQLGILMSLPMMMEIGLEKGFRTALSEFVLMQLQLASVFFTFSLGTKTHYYGRTLLHGGAKYRGTGRGFVVFHAKFADNYRLYSRSHFVKGIELMILLIVYSIFGNSYRNSVAYILITVSMWFMVGTWLFAPFLFNPSGFEWQKIVDDWTDWNKWINNRGGIGVPPEKSWESWWEDEQTHLRSSGIRGTVLEVVLALRFFLYQYGLVYHLNITHTKNVLVYAISWVVIIGVLLVMKTVSLGRRKFSADFQLVFRLIKGLIFLTFVTIIVILIAIPRMTMKDIIVCILAFMPSGWGILLIAQALKKPVQRAGFWGSIRALARGYEIIMGLLLFTPIAVLAWFPFVSEFQTRMLFNQAFSRGLQISRILGGQKKDRSGSNKE, from the exons ATGTCGAGGAATACAGAGCCGCTCCAGCGGCGCTTGTCAAGGACACAGACGGTTGGGAACCTCGGCGACACGTTCAACAGTGAGGTCGTTCCGTCTTCTCTTGTCGCCATAGCGCCGATTCTTAGGGTCGCCAACGAGATCGAAACGAATCATCCCAGGGTCGCTTATCTCT GCCGATTCTATGCTTTTGAAAAGGCTCACAGGTTGGATCCGACGTCTAGCGGACGTGGTGTTCGTCAGTTTAAAACTGCGCTTCTTCAACGTTTAGAAAGG GATAATGATCCTACTCTGCGGAGTAGGACAAACAAAAGTGATGCACGTGAGATGCAGAAATTTTACCAGCACTACTACAAAAAATATATCCAAGCATTGGAAGGTCCTGATAAAGCTGATCg GGCACAGCTTACAAAGGCATACCAGACGGCTGCTGTTCTCTTTGAGGTCTTGAAGGCTGTGAACCAGACACACACTGTTGAAGTGGATCGTGAG ATTATGGAGACAGGTAAGCAGGTTGCGGAGAAGACAGAGATTTACGTGCCTTACAATATTTTGCCCCTTGATCCAGACAGTGCAAATCAGGCAATCATGCTTCTGCCAGAG ATAAAAGCTGCTGTTTTTGCTTTGCGGAATACCCGGGGTCTTCCATGGCCTCACGATTACAAAAAGAAACCAGATGATGATCTTCTTGACTGGCTACAACATATGTTTGGGTTTCAG AAGGATAATGTCTCTAACCAAAGGGAGCacttgattttgcttcttgcgAATGTTCATATCCGGCAAATTCCGAAGCCTGACAACCAACCCAAG TTGGATGAGAGGGCTATAGATGAAGTTATGATGAAACTATTTAAAAACTACAAGCAGTGGTGCAAATATTTGGGTCGCAAAAGCAGCCTTTG GCTGCCAAACATCCAGCAAGAGGTGCAGCAGCGTAAGATATTGTATATGGGCCTTTATCTGCTTATCTGGGGAGAGGCTGCAAACCTTCGGTTCATGCCAGAGTGTCTTTGCTACATTTATCATTTT ATGGCTTTCGAACTTTATGGAATGCTTGCTGGCAATGTGAGTCCAATGACTGGTGAAACTATAAAGCCTGCTTGTGGCGGTGAGGAGGAGGCCTTTCTGAAAAAAGTGGTCACGCCAATCTATGAAACAATTGCACAG GAAGCAGAAAAAAGCAGAAAAGGATCAAAGCATTCCCAGTGGCGGAATTATGATGATTTGAATGAATACTTCTG GTCACCGGATTGTTTCCGTCTTGGTTGGCCGATGCGTAAAAATGCTGATTTTTTGTGCCGAGCTCCATCAGACACTGCCATTCATGGAACTGGG GGTGGTGAGTCAACACCAAGTCATAGGAGGGTTGGCAAGATTAATTTTGTTGAAATACGTTCTTTCTGGCATCTTTTCAGGAGCTTTGATCGGATGTGGATCTTCTTGATCCTATCGCTGCAA GCAATGGTTATAATTGCTTGGAATGGATCTGGGAGCCCAAGTGGTATTTTTGATGGTGCTGTCTTCAAAAAAGTTCTCAGTATCTTCATAACTGCTGCAGTCCTGAGGCTTCTGCAAG CTGTTCTTGACTTGATATTCATTTGGAAGGCAATGAGAAGTTTGACTTCCTGGGACATCCTCAGATATATTCTTAAGATCGTTTTTGCTGCTGCGTGGGTGATAGTTCTTCCTGTTTCTTATGTGTATACTTGGGATAACCCTTCGGGACTGGGCAAGACTATAAAGAGCTGGTTTGGCAACAATAAGAATCCATCTTTATATATCTTGGCAGTTGTAGTGTATTTATCACCCAACATGCTTTCTGTGTTGCTGTTTCTATTTCCTTCAATACGACGTGCTCTTGAAAAATCGAATTGGAAGATTATCAATTTGGTGATGTGGTGGGGCCAG CCACGGCTTTATGTGGGGAGAGGCATGCATGAGAGTGCTGTATCACTTATCAA GTACACACTTTTCTGGATTCTGCTTCTGATGACTAAGTTGGCTTTCAGTTACTATATTGAG ATTCGGCCACTTGTTCAGCCAACAAGGACTATTATATCAACTCAGATATCAGTTTATGCATGGCATGAGTTTTTCCCCCGAG CCAACAACAATATTGGAGCCGTGATTGCCATTTGGTCTCCAATTATGCTT GTTTATTTCATGGATACTCAAATCTGGTATGCCATTTTTTCAACTCTATTTGGCGGTATTTACGGAGCGTATCGCCGTCTCGGTGAG ATACGTACCTTGGGGATGTTGAGGTCCAGATTCCAATCTCTACCTGGTGCTTTTAATGAAACCTTGGTGCCTAAGgatgaaaaggaagggaaaaagaaaagaaagggtcTTTCTGCTCCCTTTGCCATATTTGAGAAG AGAGATGGGATGGTGGGCGGAGGGACTGGTGTTGCAAAATTTGCTCAGTTATGGAACACTGTAGTTGTGAGTTTCAGAGAGGAAGACCTTATCAGTAATAG GGAGAGGGACCTGCTGCTTGTTCCATACAGATCTGACCAGGATCTAGATGTTGTCCAATGGCCTCCTTTCCTGCTTGCTAGCAAG ATACCCATTGCACTGGATATGGCAAAAGATAGCAAAGGGAAAGATCGTGAACTGAAGAAAAGGATTTTTGCAGATGATTATATGTACTGTGCAATTCAGGAGTGCTATGCATCTTTTAAGTATACAATTAACCGTTTGGTTACTGGTACAACTGAGAAGAG GGTCATAGACAATATTTTCTCTACAGTTGATCAATGCATTAAGGATGATACTCTAAAGGATTTGAACATGCATGCACTACCAAGCCTGTATGACAAATTTGTTGAGTTGATTGTGTGTCTG CTGGAGGACAAAGAAGAGCTCCGGACTAAAGTGGTCATTCTTTTTCAGGACATGTTAGAAGTTGTAATGAAAGATATAATGGATGAACGCCTTTCCAA TATTTTAGAGTCAACACATGGGTCTTATGGTAGAGAAGGGTCACCTGAGCATCAGCTGTTTGATTCTAAAGATGCTATAAATTTCCCGTATGGCAAGTCAGATTCATGGACTGAGCAG ATCAGACGGCTTCATCTGCTTCTTACAGTGAAAGAGTCTGCAATGGATGTTCCAGCAAACTTAGAAGCAAGAAGGCGCCTTACCTTTTTCACTAATTCTTTGTTTATGGATATGCCTGATGCACCAAAAGTCCGTAACATGCTTTCATTCTC TGTTTTGACCCCATACTACACGGAGGATGTTCTTTTTTCTATAGCTAATCTGGAGGAGCAAAATGAAGATGGTGTTTCTATTCTTTTCTACTTGCAGAAAATTTATCCAG ATGAATGGAACAATTTCCTTGAGCGGAAAGGATGTAAAACTGATGATGTTGTACGGGACGACTATCCTGATGATCTTCGCCTCTGGGCATCGTATAGAGGCCAAACTTTGACAAGGACAG TCCGTGGAATGATGTACTACCGTAAGGCTTTGGAGCTGCAATCTTTCCTGGATATGGCAAGAGAAGAAG ATCTTTTGGAAGGTTACAAGGCTCTTGTGGCAGCCTCAGAAGAGCAATCAAAGATGTACAGGTCTTTGTGGGCACAATGTCAAGCCGTGGCAGACATGAAGTTTACATTTGTTGTCTCCTGTCAGCAGTATGGTATTCACAAAAGGGCTGGTGATCCCCGTGCTGACGACATTCTGCAGCTTATGATAAC ATACCCATCTCTTCGTGTGGCATACATCGATGAGGTTGAAGAAACTAGTGGACCTCAAAAGGGTACCAAAGTCTATTATTCCACATTAGCAAAGGCTGCTTCAACAAAGCATAATGATCCTGATGAACAAATGCTGGACGAG GTAATTTATCGAATCAAGCTTCCGGGGCCTGCTATGCTTGGAGAAGGAAAGCCAGAAAATCAGAATCATGCTATCATCTTCACTCGTGGTGAAGGCCTACAAGCAATTGATATGAATCAG GATAATTACATGGAAGAAGCCTTTAAGATGAGGAATTTATTAGAGGAATTTCTTCAGACGCATCATGGTGTGAGAAAACCATCAATACTTGGGCTTAGAGAGCATATCTTTACTGGAAG TGTTTCATCTTTGGCATGGTTCATGTCGTGTCAGGAGACTAGTTTTGTGACAATTGGACAAAGATTACTTGCAAATCCTTTAAA GGTTCGCTTCCACTATGGTCATCCAGATGTATTTGATAGATTGTTTCATCTGACTCGAGGAGGTGTCAGCAAAGCTTCAAAAGTTATCAATTTAAGCGAGGATATTTTTGCAG GCTTTAATTCAACACTTCGTGCTGGCAATGTTACACATCATGAATATATGCAAGTTGGCAAAGGTAGGGATGTGGGACTAAATCAGATATCACTTTTCGAGGCAAAAATTGCTAATGGGAATGGAGAGCAGACGCTAAGTCGGGATATATATCGCCTTGGCCACCGTTTTGATTTTTTCCGTATGCTGTCTTGCTACTATACGACTGTTGGCTTCTATTTCAGCACTTTG ATAACTGTTCTTACAGTGTATATTTTCTTGTATGGTCGTCTCTATCTGGTTCTTAGTGGAGTTGAAAGAGAACTATATAAAGCAGCAGCTGTTCAAAATAATAAGCCACTTCAAGTGGCGCTTGCTTCCCAGTCGTTTGTGCAGCTTGGAATCTTGATGTCACTCCCTATGATGATGGAGATCGGCTTGGAGAAGGGATTCCGAACCGCATTAAGTGAATTTGTTCTCATGCAGTTGCAACTAGCAtctgtttttttcactttttccctCGGGACAAAAACCCATTATTATGGTCGTACATTGCTACATGGTGGTGCAAAGTATCGTGGTACAGGTCGTGGATTTGTTGTCTTCCATGCAAAGTTTGCTGATAACTACAGACTGTATTCACGTAGTCACTTTGTCAAGGGGATTGAGCTGATGATTCTACTGATTGTTTACAGCATATTTGGCAATTCATACAGGAACAGTGTGGCATATATATTAATCACTGTGTCCATGTGGTTTATGGTTGGCACGTGGCTCTTTGctcctttcctttttaatcCATCAGGTTTTGAATGGCAAAAAATTGTAGACGACTGGACTGATTGGAACAAGTGGATAAATAACCGTGGTGGAATTGGAGTGCCGCCTGAAAAGAGCTGGGAATCTTGGTGGGAGGATGAACAAACACATCTAAGATCTTCTGGCATTCGTGGCACAGTTCTTGAAGTGGTCTTAGCACTACGTTTCTTTCTTTACCAGTATGGGCTTGTTTATCATTTGAATATTACACACACGAAAAATGTTCTG GTGTATGCCATCTCTTGGGTTGTGATTATTGGAGTCCTCCTAGTGATGAAG ACAGTATCTCTTGGCAGAAGGAAGTTTAGTGCCGATTTTCAGCTTGTATTTCGATTGATCAAGGGTCTTATCTTCCTGACGTTTGTTACcattattgttattttgattGCCATTCCTCGTATGACGATGAAGGATATCATTGTGTGCATCCTTGCCTTCATGCCGAGTGGATGGGGGATCCTTCTG ATTGCTCAAGCACTCAAGAAGCCAGTGCAGAGGGCAGGGTTCTGGGGATCGATCCGTGCTCTTGCTCGTGGATATGAGATCATCATGGGGTTGCTTCTGTTCACGCCCATTGCAGTTTTGGCTTGGTTTCCATTTGTCTCAGAGTTTCAAACGCGAATGCTGTTCAACCAGGCCTTCAGTAGAGGTTTGCAGATATCACGCATTCTTGGGGGTCAGAAGAAAGATCGCTCTGGTAGTAACAAAGAGTAG